The genome window ACATTTGTCATATATTGAAAGATGCATACAAATACAAAATACATCTCAAAATTACTCACTACATCTCATTAAGTGGCAAGTAAGGTTATGCACATTTCTTAAGAAAATCATCGAGTATACTAACTTTCATGATAAAATGAGCTTTGTGACTAAAATATCCTTATTAATATACTCCTTTCGTTCCCGATTACTTGTCGTTGTATCACAAAAAATTCTATCAATTTATTTGCCATATTCAAAGTTTAATGCAACATTAATTATTGTTTTGTATATAATTATAATACCCTTAGTATTTATGGCAAAGAGAAATATGTGGGATGAGATAATAGTATATAGTTAAGGGTGTTATAGAGAAATGAGAAATAATTATATCAAAAGTAATAAAAGAAATTGTGAAAGCTTAGGAGCTAGTACTATGCTAATGAATAATGCAATATCTTGTGTATCAACAAAAAACGTTATGCAATATATTTCCCATCCTTCTCTCTATTATAGTAAGCCTCCTCTCTATTTATAGAAAGCACTGCATGCCTTATTTGGCCAAACTACCTTCCAACAAAACTACTAACTAACTACTACTAACTAACTACCCGTTAACTAATTAGCTAACAAGTAACAACCTAACAATAATATACCTATCAACTAACCAAGTTCTGATACCAATCGAATAGAACTAACTGTTATATTATTACGGAAAATGGGAAAGAATCCCCTTTGCTTATAAGCAATAGCATCACTCCGAAGGTCTACCTACTTCCCAATGCCAAAAGGCCCTATTCCTCTCAAATGATTAGACAAGACAATCCCCTCTCTGATTCTCCTCTCAATATGCAGCATGCGTTATTTTCCCTAACTACCTTTAAATAGAACTACTAGCTACGCATCAACTATTTAACTAATTAAACAACTACACCTCCGTAACGATTTATAAGCGAAAATCAAAATGTTTACATattaagaaaattcaaatttttgtagtTTTTCTGAAATATGTTTTATGAAAAGATGTAAAAACAATTTCAATTGGTTGTTGTTGTTAAATAAGCTTGAATCTCTATGCCAAAAACTAGCTCAAAGCGTGAAATTGCCCCCACTTATTTATACATTCAATAGCCTAGGAAACTAAGCAATGTGGAACTTCAAACAACTCCAACAACACAATTATCAACTTCAAAACCCACCCTAACACCTAGTGTGGGTCTTGGTCAAATTCCCACATTGCAGTCCTTAATCCGACTCTGATACCATGATAAAAATGTTTAGATCTCAATCCCAAAAACTAACTCAAATGATGAGGTTGCCCTAACACATTTATAAATCCAACAGCCAGAgaacctaagcaatgtgggacttcaatCAGCTCCAACAACACAACTATCAACTTCAAcagtttatggaaaaaaattaaagaaagcaaattttaattttatcttgAAAAAGAAGCATTTTTAGAATAAAATGCTTAAATAAAATGAAGTTGACGATTTTTTGCTTAAAATTTGCATCAAAAAAAATGTGTATTTTTTTGCTGATAAATCTTTATGGAGGGAGTATTTAACTAACAAGTAACAACTTCTTAACTAACAATAACAGTCCTATCAAAGATATGGCCAAAACTTATGTTTATAAACAGGGAAAATCATCACCTTACAAACCAGTTTTGTAAGGTTGAGAAGGTCAAATACAAAATTCTAAGAGTTCTATTCAAACACCAAATATATTAGCATTATATCCAAATCGTTAGTCTCAAgactttcttaataacttctctaaTAGTCTTTCTAAGGATTCATCTTCCTCTAATTTTTTTGACTTCTCTCAATTAGATCTACTCTCCTTATCACAGAATCTACAGATTTTCTCTCTACATGcccaaaccacctaagtctattttccaccatcttctTTGCTATAGGTTTTACCCCAACactctaatattttcatttctaatcCTATATTGTCTAGTCTTACATCACATTCAACACAACATCCTCGTCTATGTTGCACTAACTTTGTTCTTGTGTTGATTCTTAATCGTCCAACATTTTGTCCCGTACAACACCACAAGTCTTACCGCAGTCCGATAAAAAAATTCTTTGGCTTGAGCGCTACCTTTGAGTCACTTAAAACCCCTGAAATCCTCCTCTATTTCAATCACCTAACTTGAATTCGATGGTTTACATCCCCTtctatttctccatcattttATATTACGTCCGAAGATATTTAAACCTTGTGACTCGGGGGATGATATGGTCTCCAACTTTCACCTCAAGATTAGAAatgcttcttcttttgttgaactaCATTCCATATACTCCGTCTTACTTTTGCTTAGGCGAAAACCATGAGTTTCTAAAGCTCGTCTCCAAGTCTCCAACCTCTCATTTAAATTCTCATTCGACTCTTCAAATAGGACTATATCATCTACAAAAAACATGCATCTCGGTGCAAGCTCTtggataaatatttcaaatataacAAACACAAAATTATCACTAAGCACAGTACATAattgatttcattttttttttatataaaagagCTGGAAGATTTAACAATAAGCAACTATAATTTGACCAAGACTTTCAAGTCAGTTAAAATATTGTTGATCAGGTTCATTTCTTACCAGCATAGATCTTCCACCAGTTATCATCCACGAGTCACTTTCCTTTTCAGCATGTACATCTCCAGAAGAGTCACACCAAAGAGATAATTTTCTAATATCATCAAGAAGCAACTTTTGTTCCCTTTGTCTTTTTTCAAGATTAATTTTTGCAAGCTCCACCTCTTCAACACCATCAGGAACCACCTCATCTGCCTCttcttcaacatcatcatcatcttcggcTGGAAAGGACAGGCTACTTTTCCGAGGCCTGAGTTGAGAACAATATACATTTACTTGGAAGTACTCATCATATATCGTAAAATATAATGTGTTTCATTTAGGTTACttgaaagccaaaaaaaaaatcatatcaaTGTAAAACTTGATGATCAAAGTTATAGTTAAATCTGTGAATAAATATCAAAAGAAAACACTCTGATATAAGTATTTTTACACAATTAAAAAAAGAGTAAATCTAAAAAGAAAACTACTCAAGCAGTGATAACATCTAACCCCTATTTCAAGTCAGTATCTGCAATAAAGAAGCTAAGAGTCAATAATAAACAGAGGTATCGGCTGATGCGAGGCTTCACTATACCAAATAACTATACCTACAATACAGCATATTGTTATATCTAAATAAAGTAACAACTGAAAAATCAGTCACAAATGAAATCTCTGGGAGTTGAACTTCTTGAAAGAAGCCTGTTGATATTTGAAAGAAGCCTGTagcatatttcttttttaattaatactCTTAACTATGCAATTCCCTATATAACAGAATTTCCATGGTGCTATTCAAACACACGGTTTCAGCAAATGTCTCTCGTCTTCTGATGATATTGTCATAACTTGTAATGATTGGCAAAGAATACTCCAATTGAAATAACATCTTCTGAATCAGTTTAAAACGAAAGATATGGTAAACTACGCTATTTTTTATGTATTGAGGCAGGCTAATCTAAAGATAGTCTAATAATTTCACAGTTGGAAGAAACTTGATACCctggaaaagtaagaaaaaatGTAGTTGCAAGATCAAGCTCTAAGGAAGAATATAGGGTCATGGGGTAACATGTGAACTCATTAGGTTGAAGTAGATGCTCAAGGAACTTCAATTTGAAGAAGCAAGAACAATGATACTAATCTGTAATAATCAAGTTGCCTTGCATAtcgcttcaaatcaatttttccatGAGAGAAAAaaacatattgagatagactGTCATTTTGTCAGAGAGAGATCAAATCAGGCGACACTCTCACAAGCTTTGTCAATTCTAATGGTCAATTGACAAATGTTTTTACAAAGTCCCTATGAGGTCTAGAACTAATTATATGTGAGGCAAGCTTGGTGCATTTGATTTATATATTCCagtttgagggggagtgttgatacTTGTAAATACAATCTTAAAATAGAATAGTTCGTAGCATATTCCTTTTTGTAATTAATACTCTTAACTGTGTAATTCCTGATATAATAAACTTCTGTAGTGCTATTCAAACACAGTTTTGCCAATTGCCTCTTGTTTTCTCTTATTTTCAATAAAGACAATTGTGGTCCTAGCTTATGTAGTCAACTTGTCATTTATGCCACAATACCTTTTTTAATAACCATCTCACAGATATTAATGCATCAAATTTAAAAGAGTAATCAATGTTGTAAACATAAAAAATGAATTGCTACGTTACATTAGAGATAATTAGCATTATGATTAGGAGTGAGTCGCAGCATACTTGTGTTTGAAATAGGTAAAATTTGgaaagaaaaaattaatttagaatgaaCACTGGGAGATAGTAGGCTGGTCCTTACTTTGGTAGGCGTGCAAAGAGAAGATTGATCAACACATCCAGCATGACCTGAAACTGGCGAGATGTCATTGTTGCCGTTATATTACGAGAATTGAATGTGAGCTCCTTCAAAGGTTTCACCTGCAGTTGGACTCGTGTTTAAACTAAAATGAAACATTTGACATAGAGTATTGATAGCCATGAGAAATGACATTTACTAACTAGATGTTAAAGAGTTCCACCTCAGATGAAGTATGGTGTGAACATATGTTTATAAATGGGGGAAAATCATTATCTTATAAGCCTGTTTTATGGGGTTGTGTTAGGCCTAACCGCAATTCTAAGATGGTATTAGAGTCTCGTTCAAGATTCATTGGACTACTTACTATCAGGTTTCTGTTATCGGGTCCCCCACCATTTATAATCATGCACCAAGCCCAATAGTGTTGGGCGAGATGGGGTGTGTTAAAGAGTTCCATGTTTGATGAAATATGGCTTGaacatatgtttataagtggTGTCAATCTTCACCTCACAAGTTAGTTGTGAGAGTTTTATGGGCATGGGTTAAGTCCAACCACAGTTCTAAGACTAGAGAAACAAACTGTTCTAAGATATGCGTAGCTTGGAATATATTGACTTACTAAGGAAAAAGACTCATTTATATGTTTACAACATAAGTATAAAATAACTCACTTTCAGTTCTGGCGTGCCCCCTTTGTGCCTTGTGTACCTAAAATACATATCACAGGGCATAAAAACTCTCTCGAGAAGAGCACCTGTACGCATTACTTTTGGAGAACTTCTAAGAATTTTCGGAAGCCACTGCAATCCAGCTCCAGGATCAACATCTGTTGGTGCGACATGAGCCTGTACGTGCTCCAACATAACAGAGAACTCCATTCTTTTCCATGTCATTTCAGGTTGATATTCACCAATATGTACGTCCGTAGCACCAAAAGCTTTCTCAATCATCTCATAACCAACATGAAGGACTGAATGAAACGATCGAGCCAAAACACGGCCACTGACAGCAGCCAGCAGAAATCTACCctgtttgtcaaaaaaaaaagtgaGGTTGTTTTAAAAGCATGAACAACTTCTAGAAGatcaataaatgaataaaaatatcaaataaaggAATGAAGCACCAAGGAGGTACAAAGTAACAAACTGCCGGTTATTGTTACTAACATTCACCGACAATTAAATCTAACAAATAAAAGGGGGGCCGCCACTAGGAGGAAAGCATATTTATAAGtacaaaacaaaacaatgtgCTAAGTAAATTGATTGACAATACCGGAAAATAAACTGAAAAAGTGTCATaagtaatttaataaaaaaacaaaattgaagGCAAACAAAATCTCAAAAGCTGCCTGCTGCTTTAAGTGTCCACACTTAGTAAACTTACATTTGCATCCTCCGAGTGAAGATTAAATTGAGGCTCAATGACATTCACCATGAAGTGTCGAGTCCCATCTGAATCATCTATGTTCTCCATCTTAGCTATCAATGcacaaaaaagaggaaatagagtGGGTATAAGACTCGGGGGAAATATTTgaacttaataaaaaaaactcaatGATCTTGCAAGCAATAATACTATTTGTAGCAACAGATGGTATATTTAACTATCTATTTATCGTGTGATACTGGTCTCTAATCTAATTTGCATATTTTTCGAAGTCAAAGCAGTTAACAAAAGTTAATGAGGATATAAGGCATACCAGATAGCAAAGTGTCCTCCTTAACTGAATTTGAAGGAGAAGAAATTGACCCAGAAGTACCTGCTTGCTGAGAAGGGGGAGACTTAGAAATTTTACCAGTGGCAGGACCCTTTGAAACATCATCTTGACCTAAATCGGCTCCATCATGCTTTTTGTTTTCCTCGAGTAATTTCCTCTGTGCATATTGCCGAGATGGAGAAGGCTTAGGAGGCTCAAAGGCTTTAGATAGGCCACCAACCCAAGCCCAAACAGCATCTCTGTTTTCAATAGTCCACAAAAGCTTAAGACCATAGACAAACACACGCTGACAACCGTCAGCTATTACCACATTGTAACCATCGTCATCACTTGGGTCCGACCGCACATGTTCATCAGTTTCACTCCCATTTTCAAACTCAGACCGTACATATGTCATCTCAACATTTCTTCTCCCTGCTTCTTGCCACGCAAGTAACCTGGCAGGGTCGGCCTTTGAGGATTGTCTTCTGATAGTGAAGTAATCGGAGGACAATAGAAACCCATCATCACGATTTTTCTCTGTCATGTAACCTTTGTCAGAGGTGATTTTGTCTGTTGATATAGATTGTGAACTTTTCAGTATCATGTTAACTACTTTAGCAACACTAGCACAGGCTTCCTTATTTATGAAAGCTTTGAGCATATGAAAGTCAAGACCCTGGTAAACAAGATCAAGAATGTCACGCTTGCTTTCAAAAGTATATTTTTGCTTGCCCCTACTATAACACAGTTCATACTTTAGTTTTGTCATTGTAAAAGTCAGTCCTTTGGCTGGATCATCATCATCTAAAGGCATGTTCTTAATAGAAGCTGGGGTGGCATCTAGACGAAGCATGAATTCAGTCATCACTTTATCTAGTGAAAGATTGCCTGACCTGACAAATCTCGGAACTCCAAAACGCGGCCAACGAGAGAAACTCCGCAGCTTATGTGGAGGATTGTAGTTCAAGTTCCAGAATCTTAATATCCATGCTAGATCATGAGCTCCAAAGTTAAATGTAGGGGACATGCGTGAAACATTTTGAGATACATGAGGAGGATCAAATACAGTAGCACCTCCTTCAGTATTATCTCTAGAAAAGGAAGCTGGGAAATGTTTTTCTAATGAAAGAGGAAAGGGTCTAAGAGAGAAGTTCCATCGGAGAGAAAAAGAAGTCGATCGGAAGGGATCAAATACTTTGTCGCGAGCTTTTCCCTCAGCTGGTAGAGCAAATAAATAATGATTCATGGGATCTCCGGATCCACATTCCCAGTCCATTGTAACTTCAAGAGTAAAGATAGGGGCTTCTAAAAATGCACCAGAGACTCCTGTTGGAATTTTGAAACCACATCGATTTGCCAAACTTTCCAAACTACTTAATAAAAACTTGAAATCTTTGGCAGAAACAAAAACACGACCATCAGACTGGTGAATTTCCATACAGCTACTTACAATTTGAAGTTTATCAACCTTTTCATATGGATCTGTAGTTGCCGAAATATTCCATCTTGATTCAGAAAACAGTAGGGAAACTTTTCCATGTATGTAATTTCTCATGTCATCCCACCATGGTAAACTCCGCTCCTTTTTTGGTGGCGGAATAAGTGGACCAGGATTCCTAACACTTAGATTAGCCCTCCGAAGTGCTACAGTGAAAGCATAGCTAACATCAGCAAAAGCTGGTTCATAACCCACCCCAAATGATACCTCGCCTTTCTGGAAATGTATTGGCAAATCCGAATATGTCTTTATAGGTGGAGTAGTACCACTGGCCGATCGTAGCATGCGAACCTTTCTCCATCTCCCAACATAGACATCTTGATATATTTGTGGTTGAAAGGTAGTTGCctagttaaaataaataaataaataaggcaAAGGAATGGAAATACTACTGCACAAAATGTAGCCAAGTCCCCAAAACGGGTAAAGAAATATACAAGTACGCAGAAAATATGCAATGATGTAAACGTGTATAAAGTAGTAATTAGATATAAGACACGTCTTAAACAACAGAACTATCCGAAATCATTTACCGAGAATTTCACTAGTAACTTGTTGCCTCTCCCCCTATTTAGTGAAGTGGTTGTCTTGTCTTCTTAGATAGTATAAATTATACCAACAATTATACGTTTATACCTATAGTATTAGTAAGTAACTCACCAAAAACTATTCTACTACTAAACAACATATGAGCCTATGCATTTATAGAATTGTGTTATTTCCCTGTTTTGACtacatttataaaataaaacaaattccaATTCAATTTTAAGAGTCATAGGAAAAATCACGACCAAATTATGGAATAGAACATAAAAGTATTCAGCTACATCTAGAGCTGTATGGCTCTTTTGATGGTCAGGATATGACAGAGACAAATAGGATAAGAGAGTTAGATAAGGTATAATCATATCCTGGTTTTGATGTGAACCTACTAACAAACTAGATACTGCTATATCTTTGAGATTAGCCAAGTAATGATATGATATAAATTATACTAAAACGAAAAAAGTATCTTTATGACAAAattacatttaatttaaattaaacttcAATGGAAGTGCAGAGACAAGTAAATTTCAATGGAAACACTTCAAGTCTATTTCATATGATAACTCAACGTCAAATGTGATTAATATCTAATATAATTTAAAGGCAAGCCTTAACGGCATATATGCTAAAACTCTTAGAGTTACTTCTCTTCCCGTCATTCTTTAAGACATTTGTATCAAAGTCATGCTTATTTTACCAGAGCCaaagaataaaaacaaatatttagatTTTAAAGATAAAGTGAATATAATGAGATATCCATTCAAAGCTTGTGTCAATAAGAGACTTCTGGATTTGTCCAGAGTGAATCAATTACTTGTATGCCAGTATCCCAATTTACAGAGAAATGCAAGAATTTTCAAGAATGATTATTTTGTTAGCTCATTTATAAGATAAAAGGATCAACCTTGGCTTCTTTTTAGTGCTCAGAAATATGCAGAATGACAGGAAAAACTCTGTTCCGTGCTGTGAGTTTCCTAATTTTAATATTGTGCATTTTTTAAGAGGTTATCTTATCTTTTGCTCAAGGACTTCCCACTGTCTTCTCTATTGGAACCATCTCAAAGAGAAGGACAACTATGACAATCAGGCATTTCTCAAAGGGAGGTatcttgatttattaatttactTTACTCTCTTGTAACAGTTAATATTTACTGCAGCACTTGAAGACAACTATTCCATATAATAACAGGTATAATGCTATCAATATTAAGTTTTTAAAAAACGCCTATAGAAGGAAGGGAGACAATGAGGTTCTCTTAATATTACCTGCTGAGCCAACACAAGACGACCTTCACATTTACCGGAACTTCCGGAGAAAAGAGGAAATGTATAATTCCGAAGCTGGACCACAAGAGAGCCCGTATTTAGGAGGATATTAGTCCCGTACAGTCGAGAGAATGGtatattattttcaagacaaacaGGATCAAGCTTCTtcagaatctgaatcatcccagcATCTCCGCCATCAATTTTTTTCAAGCTTAGATCTAAATCTAATGCAGTtatagaaagaagagaagtcCTCGAAGTACTAGGTTTGAAACCAGCCTGGAAATCTTCTTTATAAGCACCTGACCCTTCCGATAACACTAGATTTTGGCATGCCTGGTAATATGATCGGAATGATCTCTTATAAATTTCTTCTCTTATGGATTCAATAGCAGTATCATCTTTTACATCAACCTCAAtattgttaaaagaaaattttccTTCTTGAGAAGAACTAATGGTGTCCACAGATTTAGGACCATGTTTCGCCTTCGATATTAATTCATCTAGAAAGTTCATCCGGATAGCCAACTCACCAGCCTCCTTCTTCAGTAACTGATAGTGTTCATCAAGCCATCCCTGGATTGGTTCCTCTTCAATATCAGCAGTTAATTTGCGTATACAAAATTTAAGGCATCCAAATTGAACAGAACTGGGTTTCTTAACTTTAGAGCTATCTTTCTTCACAGGAAAAATCAAATTTGTCTTTGAAGCAATTATGAGCTTCAAACCTCGTAACATATCCTCAATGACATCATCAATGGCACGCAATTGCAATCTGTATGGCATGCAAATATGAACATCAAGACCTTGAATTACCCAATCCCATGTAGTGACCACATGTCCTTTTGCATCAGATGAGCTAGCAGAGATACTGGGAATTCGTGAAATTTGCATTCGACTACTCTTGAAGATCCTAGCCCCATTGAAACTAAGCATAAGTCCTTCAAGGAGCACTCCTATACGAGCATTTTCAGAGAATATTGACTGCACCTGAATCATACCATCAACTCCATCTCCTAGCCCAGCCGAAATACTTAACATTTCTACATCAACAGCGAAAATTGATTCTTTGTGCTTCTGCTTTTCAAGATGCCCTGATTCAGTGGTAGCATCTCGTCCATGAGATGCATCTCCCATGTGTTCAAGCTTGCTATTATGTACCAGTAACTTCAGCTGCAATACAAGTTCAATTAGTGATAGATGTACATCAGGCTCCCACCTAAGAGTGATGTCAGTAGCACTAAAAAGAGAACAGACGGCAATCTGTTTTAGTCCACCAGATCGCCGTACAAATTTAGCATTCTGCATATCAAACAATGCCACCTTTGTTACTGGCCGATTTTCCTCCATATATTCCTGATAGACAGATCTAGCTCTTTCAAGTTCAATCTGCGTGGACTGTTTCTCTTTGTTCGTGCACAAATTGAATTGAAAGATTTCAAGAGAGACAGAGTACTTGAGCTTCTGGCATTCATTGGAAATAGTGGGCATTATCAGGGCATTGCGTGGGGTACCATCTTCTGCGACATCTATTATAACTTTACCGCCTTGCGAACCATAATTAACACGCTTCGGGTCTGGAACAGTTGCGTTATCCAACCCTGTCTCACCCCAAATATATACAGAACACCTCTCAAGATTGAATTTCAAAATCTGAGTTCCCTTCCCTGAAGGTTTTGATAAACGCCCTTGGCTGTTAGTGGATTTTTTCTTTGAAGCCGATAGGGTTTTTAATAAAGCTTGAAATGATATGGCTGTTGATATGAGTGACGCTATTCGTTTGAAAGTTAGATAAACGCCCATTCCAGTCACATCAATTGATAAACCTAGCCTAGGACCATCACCTTCAGGAGATTCCATGTCCTTTTTCCCCCAATCCAAATTAACCTTTGCAATGTGCATAATTGAGCCACAATTTGATTCCACACCAAAAACACTTTCTTTCAAGAACTCTTGATATTCATCAGCCATGTGGAGATTTAACTCTCCAAGTTCAACATGTACTGTCGTCCCCGTATTTGAAATGTTGTTTGCAAACAGATGTGATGATTGTGAGCATCCCTAGAattgaaaagaaataaaactGAAGTAAATTTCTTTGCACAACTAATTTAAAGGGAAACAATAAATGTAAAACAAGGATAACTACCTCTAAACAATAGAACTCAAGTTATAATAGAtactcaatgtaaaataaattaaatgaaaggAATTTCAATTTTAAACATACAAAACAAACCCCAATAAATTGTGAGAATGTACTCTTTAATTAGTAAAGCTATCAGCACAATTAGAACGCTATTAGTATAGTTGCACTTAGTTTTACTAACTCTTGTACAACTGCCAATGACGGCTATATTAGCCTCTGCCTATCTATTTCCAGTGATGCAGAGCTAAGTTCAATTCATTTCAGTTATATTCGTTTGCAGTTTCATTATATTTTCTCAGAACTTCAAGATGTATCAGAGCCTCTTGACCTTTAACCATGTCATCCTCTGAAATATCTCCTCCTCCACCACCATTTGCAGTGGATCCTCTTTCTATAGTTAGCGCGTCGCCACACTCTCTGGTCGCCGAAAACACTATTTCCAGCAAATTCACAGTTACAGTTGTGTTTTCCCACACCATGAAAGAATGCCTAGATGATAAAAACTTCATCCGTCTGTCGTCGCCAGGTTGAACCTGTTATCAAAGTTCATTGACCTCGTCATTATCTGGTTTCCCATAGATTCCTCCATGTTTCCTCTCCGAGCCAGATCGCATTCAAAATCGTGAGGAAGAAGTCTATCTAGTGTGGGAAGCACGGGATCAATTGCTCTGTTCTTGGTTCAATCTTTGCTAACCACCGCCATTCAAACGTTGAGCTCTCAGTTGCATTCCCAGATATGAACTCTAGGAAAACACCAACTGAAAAcaacacttacctcaaaaataGAACAATTGCATGCTTTATAAAGCCAAAGGAAATATTAGTCCATTAGACTCACGTAAAGTTTCCATCCTAACTCCTTGCTTCTTCTAAAGGTGACTGAGTAAAGTTTCTATCCTAACTCCTTGCTTCTTCTAAAGGTGACTGAACGTAAGAGCAGAAACCTAAAAGTACTGCTACTCAAAGAATTAAATAATGTCAAACTAATTTTTGTAGAAGATATTTTACTTAAGATTAATGAGGGGGAAATGAGAGGAGTCATGAGATGCAATAGCATCAAAAAAAAATCTGCTTAaagattaaaattttaattatttttgtttcatacTTGCATTATTATTTTGGATGGATTATATTCTTCAATAAGCTTCACTACAAGATGTTAGGCCAGTTTAGAGAATTTTAAGTAATTTTCACAATATTCTGTCTTCACTACAAGACTCAAATAATACATTTGGAACCTAGTTTATAGTTAATACTTCAATGATTATTATTTTCCAATAATGTCGCGGAAAACATCAgagaagaatgttttgaattcacataaatattattagttcAGGATAAGTTAATGGTTCTCATTTCATCAATAGGTTTGTTAAGATTTGAACTTGAAAGCTCTGCTTACCCAGCTATACCTAATAACTCTTGAGTTCAATAAACAGAATTTTCAAATCAGTCTTATTTCCCTTTTATAGACCTATTAATTGAACGGTAGGAATATGGGCTTCAATAAGTACAATTCTCattcaaaagaaagaaaactaTCATGGTAATATGGCATATCCTTTGAGCTCTTACCCTTTGTGGGCCGTGATTTAAATAGACCCATTTTTCAACTTCATTTGAATGACATCCTTACTTTAGATCATCAAGTAGAAATAGAATCTAATTGACAC of Vicia villosa cultivar HV-30 ecotype Madison, WI unplaced genomic scaffold, Vvil1.0 ctg.000724F_1_1_2_unsc, whole genome shotgun sequence contains these proteins:
- the LOC131630706 gene encoding protein SABRE-like gives rise to the protein VNFNLPKLDVNFVHSEHGLSIENNITGIQLKSTKSRSTEDVGESTRLDFQLEFSEIHLLRGAGSSILEILKLDLVSFVYIPVQPISPVRAETEIKLGGTQCNIIMSQLKPWLLLHFSKKKKMVLREEASVVTKPQSTDGEIIMWTCNVSAPEMTIVLFDMVGSPVYHGCSQSSHLFANNISNTGTTVHVELGELNLHMADEYQEFLKESVFGVESNCGSIMHIAKVNLDWGKKDMESPEGDGPRLGLSIDVTGMGVYLTFKRIASLISTAISFQALLKTLSASKKKSTNSQGRLSKPSGKGTQILKFNLERCSVYIWGETGLDNATVPDPKRVNYGSQGGKVIIDVAEDGTPRNALIMPTISNECQKLKYSVSLEIFQFNLCTNKEKQSTQIELERARSVYQEYMEENRPVTKVALFDMQNAKFVRRSGGLKQIAVCSLFSATDITLRWEPDVHLSLIELVLQLKLLVHNSKLEHMGDASHGRDATTESGHLEKQKHKESIFAVDVEMLSISAGLGDGVDGMIQVQSIFSENARIGVLLEGLMLSFNGARIFKSSRMQISRIPSISASSSDAKGHVVTTWDWVIQGLDVHICMPYRLQLRAIDDVIEDMLRGLKLIIASKTNLIFPVKKDSSKVKKPSSVQFGCLKFCIRKLTADIEEEPIQGWLDEHYQLLKKEAGELAIRMNFLDELISKAKHGPKSVDTISSSQEGKFSFNNIEVDVKDDTAIESIREEIYKRSFRSYYQACQNLVLSEGSGAYKEDFQAGFKPSTSRTSLLSITALDLDLSLKKIDGGDAGMIQILKKLDPVCLENNIPFSRLYGTNILLNTGSLVVQLRNYTFPLFSGSSGKCEGRLVLAQQATTFQPQIYQDVYVGRWRKVRMLRSASGTTPPIKTYSDLPIHFQKGEVSFGVGYEPAFADVSYAFTVALRRANLSVRNPGPLIPPPKKERSLPWWDDMRNYIHGKVSLLFSESRWNISATTDPYEKVDKLQIVSSCMEIHQSDGRVFVSAKDFKFLLSSLESLANRCGFKIPTGVSGAFLEAPIFTLEVTMDWECGSGDPMNHYLFALPAEGKARDKVFDPFRSTSFSLRWNFSLRPFPLSLEKHFPASFSRDNTEGGATVFDPPHVSQNVSRMSPTFNFGAHDLAWILRFWNLNYNPPHKLRSFSRWPRFGVPRFVRSGNLSLDKVMTEFMLRLDATPASIKNMPLDDDDPAKGLTFTMTKLKYELCYSRGKQKYTFESKRDILDLVYQGLDFHMLKAFINKEACASVAKVVNMILKSSQSISTDKITSDKGYMTEKNRDDGFLLSSDYFTIRRQSSKADPARLLAWQEAGRRNVEMTYVRSEFENGSETDEHVRSDPSDDDGYNVVIADGCQRVFVYGLKLLWTIENRDAVWAWVGGLSKAFEPPKPSPSRQYAQRKLLEENKKHDGADLGQDDVSKGPATGKISKSPPSQQAGTSGSISSPSNSVKEDTLLSAKMENIDDSDGTRHFMVNVIEPQFNLHSEDANGRFLLAAVSGRVLARSFHSVLHVGYEMIEKAFGATDVHIGEYQPEMTWKRMEFSVMLEHVQAHVAPTDVDPGAGLQWLPKILRSSPKVMRTGALLERVFMPCDMYFRYTRHKGGTPELKVKPLKELTFNSRNITATMTSRQFQVMLDVLINLLFARLPKPRKSSLSFPAEDDDDVEEEADEVVPDGVEEVELAKINLEKRQREQKLLLDDIRKLSLWCDSSGDVHAEKESDSWMITGGRSMLVQGLKRELLSAQKSRKAASVALRLALQKAAQLRLTEKEKNKSPSYAMRISLQINKVVWSMLVDGKSFAEAEINDMIYDFDRDYKDVGVAQFTTKYFVVRNCLPNAKSDMLLSAWNPPTEWGKKVMLRVDAQQGAPRDGNSSLELFQVEIYPLKIHLTETMYRMMWEYFFPEEEQDSQRRQEVWKVSTTAGARRVKKGSLLEASASNSHSIKETEASSKSGISAMLFPATSQLPVHAISAQITKVQSAKENPSTSLTPELRRTSSFDRSWEDTVAESVANELVLQSFSSSKDVPCSSADQQDEAKNKSKDSRGVKGGRSSHEEKKVAKSHEEKRSRPRKMMEFHNIKISQVELLVTYEGQRIVVNDLKLLMDQFHRPEFTGTWRKLFSRVKKHIIWGVLKSVTGMQGRKFKDKGQSQPTGAGVPEIDLNFSDNEGQGGKSDQYPPSWPKRPGDGAGDGFVTSIRGLFSTQRRKAKAFVLRTMRGEAENDFPGDWSESDMEFSPFARQLTITKAKKLIRRHTKKFRSRGQKGSSSQQRESLPSSPRETTTFDSDSSSGSSPYEDFHE